In one Pseudomonas sp. SCA2728.1_7 genomic region, the following are encoded:
- a CDS encoding MarR family transcriptional regulator, giving the protein MNISSAMVVAARHWRKICQTTLVNYGISEACAVPLLMIGRLGEGVRQVQVAQAAGMESPSLVRLLDQLCHSGYVCRTEDAQDRRAKCLSLTDTGRELVQAVEIELVRLRHEVLEGIEQSDLEATLRVLRAFEAANPPWVVNS; this is encoded by the coding sequence ATGAACATCAGCAGTGCCATGGTGGTTGCCGCCAGGCATTGGCGGAAGATCTGCCAGACCACGCTGGTCAACTACGGAATCTCCGAAGCCTGCGCCGTGCCGCTGTTGATGATCGGCCGCTTGGGCGAGGGCGTGCGCCAGGTGCAAGTGGCGCAGGCGGCCGGGATGGAGAGTCCGTCGCTGGTGCGTCTGCTCGATCAGCTCTGCCATTCCGGCTACGTCTGCCGCACCGAAGATGCCCAGGATCGCCGCGCCAAATGCCTGAGCCTGACCGACACCGGGCGTGAACTGGTGCAAGCGGTGGAGATCGAACTGGTGCGCTTGCGTCACGAGGTGCTCGAAGGCATCGAGCAAAGCGATCTGGAAGCTACGCTTCGGGTACTCAGAGCTTTTGAGGCGGCCAACCCGCCATGGGTGGTTAATTCTTGA